A genomic segment from bacterium encodes:
- a CDS encoding CpaF family protein, whose product MSLIGRLIDKRRETEDPLLSHASSSRSPEPADPVSLADVDGPVDLTDRLLEQVPESGTSHGQPETGGVPPSGEAAFDTASASTPEELYEYKQRVQNELLSRVNRHKTSFDGIGEQEFRSKVREIVVAILSEPAYAIPPGWTPQTLLTELLDDFLDLGPLEKFLGDDTITEIMVNRPDQIYIERGGRIELSGERFLNEDQVRSVIQRIIQPLGRHVDESVPYVDARLPDGSRVHVIIPPLALHGAKVTIRKFFRNKLNAEDLLRLGTISRQMVKFLELMVKYRANILISGGSGSGKTTLLNVLSNYIPDNQRIITIEDAAELQINKEHVISLESRAANTEGTGAVSIRELVRNTLRMRPDRIVVGECRGGEALDMLQAMNTGHDGSLTTIHANSPRDTLSRLETLVLMAGVDLPSRVIREQVASAIDMIVQTARQPDGSRKITHITEVSGLGENAVFLTQEIFLFKQQGVDATGRIIGRYVPTGTIPAIVDRLRARGVKFPMEVFAA is encoded by the coding sequence GTGTCGTTGATCGGGAGGCTGATTGACAAGAGGCGGGAAACTGAAGACCCCCTGCTGTCGCACGCCTCCAGTTCCCGGTCCCCGGAGCCGGCCGATCCGGTATCGCTCGCAGACGTTGACGGGCCCGTCGACCTGACCGACCGGCTGCTGGAACAAGTCCCCGAATCCGGGACGTCTCACGGACAGCCGGAGACGGGGGGCGTCCCGCCTTCCGGCGAGGCTGCCTTCGATACTGCCTCGGCTTCGACGCCCGAGGAGCTGTACGAGTACAAGCAGCGCGTCCAGAACGAGCTGTTGAGCCGTGTGAACCGGCACAAGACGAGCTTCGACGGGATCGGCGAACAGGAATTCCGGTCGAAGGTGCGCGAGATTGTGGTGGCCATTTTGTCGGAACCGGCGTACGCGATTCCTCCGGGGTGGACGCCGCAGACGCTGCTGACGGAGCTGCTTGACGACTTTCTCGACCTCGGGCCGCTGGAGAAGTTCCTGGGCGACGACACGATTACCGAAATCATGGTGAACCGGCCCGACCAGATCTACATCGAACGCGGTGGCCGGATCGAGCTCAGCGGCGAGCGCTTCCTGAATGAGGACCAGGTCCGTTCCGTGATCCAGCGCATCATCCAGCCGCTGGGCCGGCACGTGGACGAGAGCGTGCCGTACGTTGACGCCCGGCTGCCCGACGGTTCGCGCGTACACGTGATAATACCGCCACTGGCCCTGCACGGCGCGAAGGTGACGATCCGCAAGTTCTTCAGGAACAAGCTGAACGCGGAAGACCTGCTCCGACTGGGAACGATCAGCCGGCAAATGGTCAAGTTCCTCGAGCTGATGGTCAAGTACCGGGCCAACATCCTTATCTCGGGCGGGTCGGGCAGCGGCAAGACGACTCTGCTCAACGTCCTTTCCAACTACATTCCCGACAACCAGCGGATCATAACCATCGAAGATGCCGCCGAACTACAGATCAACAAGGAGCACGTCATCTCGCTTGAGTCGCGGGCCGCCAATACCGAGGGCACCGGTGCCGTGTCGATCCGCGAGTTGGTAAGGAACACGCTGCGCATGAGGCCGGACCGGATCGTGGTCGGCGAATGCCGAGGCGGCGAGGCGCTGGACATGCTGCAGGCGATGAACACGGGACACGACGGTTCCCTGACTACCATCCACGCCAATTCGCCCCGGGACACGCTGTCCCGGCTCGAGACCCTGGTGTTGATGGCCGGCGTAGACCTGCCTTCGCGGGTGATACGGGAGCAGGTCGCGTCGGCAATCGACATGATCGTCCAGACGGCGCGCCAGCCGGATGGTTCGCGCAAGATTACCCATATCACGGAGGTCTCCGGACTCGGCGAGAACGCCGTGTTCCTGACGCAGGAGATATTCCTTTTCAAGCAGCAGGGAGTTGATGCCACAGGACGGATAATCGGCCGGTACGTGCCCACCGGCACCATCCCTGCGATTGTAGACCGACTGAGAGCCCGGGGTGTTAAATTCCCGATGGAGGTGTTCGCTGCTTAG